One Pichia kudriavzevii chromosome 3, complete sequence genomic window carries:
- a CDS encoding uncharacterized protein (PKUD0C02330) yields the protein MVFDNTESAPLLGSTFTTDNSFKSKWNNFKRQAVRNKLHVYVPIGIISVILFSLIAIFFTHVKPNLGVGVAEGTVFDTDNLRLLGLGDSGGIDLQISGTNTNNYTNIDDSWIRNYFKAGGFTLRGLNLKIDDLDLIVHEGDEKLNLGKAAIKPFYVKIANNKSTPMDLFITLYPNGKGVKSILKRVLLEKDPKLRLTGDANVKVYILGGFLPVSSISVPLDVEF from the coding sequence ATGGTTTTCGATAATACAGAGTCTGCCCCATTATTGGGAAGTACTTTCACCACGGATAACTCGTTCAAGTCTAAATGgaacaacttcaaaaggCAAGCAGTAAGAAACAAATTACATGTGTATGTACCGATTGGAATCATCAGTGTAATACTATTTAGCTTGattgctattttttttactcaTGTTAAACCCAACTTAGGGGTCGGCGTTGCAGAGGGCACGGTTTTTGATACAGATAATCTGAGGTTACTAGGACTGGGCGATTCCGGTGGAATTGATCTACAAATAAGCGGTACCAATACTAATAACTATACAAACATTGACGACAGCTGGATCAGAAACTACTTCAAGGCGGGTGGCTTTACTTTGAGAGGtttgaacttgaagattGATGATCTAGACCTGATTGTTCACGAAGGTGATGAGAAATTAAACTTAGGGAAGGCTGCTATTAAACCGTTTTATGTTAAAATTGCAAACAATAAAAGCACGCCAATGGATCTTTTTATTACCTTGTACCCGAATGGTAAAGGGGTGAAATCAATACTAAAGAGGGTTTTATTGGAAAAAGATCCAAAGTTAAGATTAACCGGTGACGCTAACGTAAAGGTATATATACTGGGTGGATTCCTTCCTGTTAGCAGCATAAGCGTGCCGCTAGACGTTGAGTTTTAG
- a CDS encoding uncharacterized protein (PKUD0C02350; similar to Saccharomyces cerevisiae YAL035W (FUN12); ancestral locus Anc_7.50), with protein MAKKGKKNNKQDYWDEEFEADQPQAEELASPAPESETAEPQGPAVANAEDEFGGDFLSNLKKAKNKKEKKVKQKEEEKKQQEQETQKGPIIKTKKEKERERKEREKQRKKQLAERKGASAGAAGNSSKKDEESTTETSGEEKKVDEPTKATPSSSKKTKKVPAAIAALKRQLELKKQAEEEAARLEEEERLREEEEEKQRVAEEKANEEEKRLKKEKEKARIEQLKKEGKYLTKKQKQEKALQERRRAALLQSGNIQVAGLSSEGQPKKASAARYKKKKKQSQSAEEKAAAEAKAAAEAKKTVNNGLDDDEDEALVDDWENMLDDDEGEEAASGELDEEEREEQEEQEFVAHDYDDTDIVEEAQPKVTTPKASPIPEAKSLLPKTTSITKDGRELRSPICCILGHVDTGKTKLLDKIRQTNVQGGEAGGITQQIGATYFPIDSIQEKTKVMEEFEKVSYDVPGLLMIDTPGHESFTNLRTRGSSLCNIAILVIDIMHGLEQQTIESIRLLRDRKAPFVVALNKIDRLYDWKATPNNSFRNSLEAQKPSVRSEFETRFTQIKVALAEQGLNSELYYKNQNMSKYVSIVPTSAVTGEGVPDLLWLLLELTQKRMSKQLKYLTGVEATILEVKVIEGLGTTIDVILSNGVLHEGDRIVLCGMNGPIVTNIRALLTPPPARELRIKSEYVHHKEVKAAIGVKIAANDLEKAVAGSRLLVVKEGDDEEEMMDDVMDDLTGLLDSVDTSGRGVTVQASTLGSLEALLDFLKDMKIPVMSIGLGPVYKRDVMKATAMLDKAKELAVMLCFDVKVDKEAEQYANEQGVKIFNADIIYHLFDEFTAYQEKLLEEKRKANAGSAIFPCVLKTLQIINKRNPMIIGVDVVEGMVKVGTPICAVKPDPSTGRKIPMLLGTVTSLEVNHESKASVRKGETNAGVAMRLEAGSGQQPTWGRHVDEKDGLYSLITRKSIDTLKDPAFRSTVPREDWLLIKKLKPLLDIE; from the coding sequence ATGGCTAAAAAgggaaagaagaataaCAAGCAAGATTACTGGGATGAGGAATTTGAGGCAGATCAACCTCAGGCTGAAGAATTAGCGTCTCCAGCTCCAGAATCCGAAACTGCAGAACCACAAGGACCTGCTGTTGCTAATGCAGAGGATGAATTTGGTGGAGATTTCTTGTCCAACTTGAAGAAAGCtaagaacaagaaagagaagaaagtcAAGCAAaaggaggaggagaagaaacagCAAGAACAGGAAACCCAAAAAGGTCCTATCATTAAGacaaagaaggagaaagagagagagagaaaggagagagagaaacaaagaaagaagcaACTGGCTGAAAGAAAAGGTGCTTCTGCTGGTGCTGCTGgtaattcttcaaagaaggaTGAGGAGTCAACTACCGAAACCTCTggtgaagaaaagaaggttGATGAACCAACTAAAGCTAccccttcttcttcaaaaaagaCCAAGAAGGTTCCTGCTGCAATTGCAGCCTTGAAGAGACAACttgaattgaagaagcagGCCGAAGAGGAAGCAGCACGTcttgaggaagaagagagaTTGagagaggaagaggaagagaagCAGAGAGttgctgaagaaaaagcaaacgaggaagaaaagaggctaaagaaggaaaaggagaaggcTAGAATTGAGCAActgaaaaaagaaggtaAATATCTCACTAAGAAGCAAAAGCAAGAGAAGGCTCTgcaagaaagaagaagagctGCATTGCTACAATCGGGTAACATCCAAGTTGCTGGTCTATCCAGTGAAGGTCAACCAAAGAAAGCCAGTGCTGCTAGATataagaaaaagaagaagcaatCACAATCTGCTGAAGAAAAGGCTGCTGCTGAAGCCAAGGCTGCTGCTGAGGCAAAGAAAACCGTTAATAACGGtttggatgatgatgaagatgaagcTTTGGTTGACGACTGGGAAAATATGCtagacgatgatgaaggCGAGGAAGCAGCGTCTGGTGAACTcgacgaagaagaaagggAAGAGCAGGAGGAACAAGAATTTGTTGCACATGATTACGATGACActgatattgttgaagaagctcaACCAAAGGTTACCACTCCAAAGGCAAGCCCAATTCCTGAAGCAAAATCACTGCTACCAAAAACAACATCTATTACTAAGGATGGTAGAGAATTACGTTCTCCAATCTGCTGTATTTTGGGTCACGTTGATACCGGTAAAACCAAGTTATTGGATAAGATTAGACAAACTAACGTCCAAGGTGGTGAAGCTGGTGGTATTACTCAACAAATCGGTGCAACTTACTTCCCAATTGATTCCATTCAAGAAAAGACTAAGGTCAtggaagaatttgaaaaggttTCTTATGATGTTCCAggtttattgatgattgaTACACCAGGTCACGAATCTTTCACTAATCTAAGAACAAGAGGTTCATCGCTTTGTAACATTGCCATCCTAGTCATTGATATCATGCATGGCTTAgaacaacaaacaattgAGTCTATTAGACTATTGAGAGATAGAAAGGCACCATTCGTTGTTGCTTTGAATAAGATCGATAGATTATATGACTGGAAAGCCACTCCAAACAATTCTTTCCGTAACTCTCTAGAAGCTCAAAAACCTTCTGTTAGGTCTGAATTTGAAACCAGGTTTACACAAATCAAGGTTGCTTTAGCTGAACAAGGTTTGAACTCGGAATTGTACTACAAGAACCAAAATATGTCTAAATATGTTTCCATTGTTCCAACATCTGCTGTTACCGGTGAAGGTGTTCCTGATTTATTGTGGTTACTATTAGAGTTGACTCAAAAGAGAATGAGTAAGCAATTGAAATATCTAACAGGCGTCGAGGCTACCATTTTAGAAGTGAAGGTTATTGAAGGTTTAGGTACTACCATTGATGTCATTCTATCTAACGGAGTTTTGCATGAAGGTGACAGAATTGTGCTTTGCGGTATGAATGGGCCAATTGTTACAAATATAAGAGCACTATTAACTCCTCCTCCTGCGAGAGAATTACGTATCAAATCAGAATACGTTCACCACAAGGAAGTCAAGGCAGCTATTGGTGTTAAAATCGCTGcaaatgatttggaaaaagCGGTTGCTGGTTCAAGATTATTAGTTGTTAAAGAAGGtgacgatgaagaagaaatgatgGATGACGTCATGGATGATTTAACCGGTTTGTTAGATTCTGTCGACACCTCCGGTAGGGGTGTTACCGTCCAAGCATCCACTTTAGGTTCATTGGAAGCGTTATTAGACTTTTTGAAGGATATGAAGATTCCAGTTATGTCAATTGGTTTAGGTCCAGTTTACAAGAGAGACGTTATGAAGGCAACAGCAATGTTGGATAAGGCTAAGGAATTGGCCGTTATGTTGTGTTTCGATGTTAAGGTTGATAAGGAGGCAGAACAATACGCAAATGAACAAGGTGTCAAAATATTTAATGCAGATATTATTTATCACCTATTTGATGAGTTTACTGCATATCAAGAGAAACttttggaagaaaagagaaaggcTAATGCCGGTTCTGCTATTTTCCCTTGTGTTCTGAAAACACTACAAATCATTAACAAGAGAAATCCAATGAttattggtgttgatgtCGTTGAAGGTATGGTTAAAGTTGGTACTCCAATCTGTGCAGTCAAGCCGGATCCTTCCACTGGTAGAAAAATCCCAATGTTATTGGGTACTGTTACCTCTTTGGAAGTCAACCACGAATCTAAGGCATCCGTGAGAAAAGGTGAGACGAATGCCGGTGTTGCTATGCGTTTAGAAGCAGGTTCTGGGCAACAGCCAACATGGGGTAGACATGTTGACGAGAAGGATGGCTTATACTCACTTATCACTAGAAAATCCATCGATACTTTGAAGGATCCAGCTTTTAGAAGTACAGTGCCGAGGGAAGATTGGCTATTGatcaaaaagttgaaaCCGTTATTAGATATCGAATAG
- a CDS encoding uncharacterized protein (PKUD0C02340; similar to Saccharomyces cerevisiae YLR172C (DPH5); ancestral locus Anc_1.387) — protein MLYMIGLGLAHETDITVRGLEAAKKCKRVYLEHYTSVLMSANKESLEKFYGREVILADREMVESESDKILENAQEDDVAFLVVGDVFGATTHTDLVIRAREQNIPVESIHNASVMNAVGACGLQLYNFGQAVSIVFFTEDWRPDSFYNKIMENRRIGLHTLLLLDIKVKEPNIKAMMQGRIEYDPPRYMSVATCCQQLLEIEEKRKEEAYTPQTPCIAVSRLGSPNQSFKAGTLEELANYDAGEPLHSVVMLGRQVHDIELDYLLAFANDPDAYRKAVAADQEYFKPPPPPPAPQDIISSDEE, from the coding sequence ATGCTTTACATGATTGGATTAGGGCTTGCCCATGAAACTGATATCACAGTTCGTGGCCTTGAAGCGGCtaaaaaatgtaaaagaGTCTATCTAGAACATTACACATCTGTATTGATGTCCGCTAATAAGGAATCATTGGAGAAATTTTATGGCAGGGAAGTGATACTTGCTGACAGAGAAATGGTTGAATCAGAAAGTGACAAGATCCTAGAGAATGCACAAGAGGATGATGTTGCTTTTTTAGTTGTTGGTGATGTTTTTGGAGCTACAACACATACTGACTTAGTTATAAGAGCCAGGGAACAAAATATTCCTGTCGAATCTATTCACAATGCAAGCGTTATGAACGCAGTTGGTGCATGTGGCTTGCAATTGTACAACTTTGGTCAAGCCGTTTCCATAGTTTTCTTTACTGAAGATTGGAGACCAGATTCCTTCTACAACAAGATTATGGAAAATAGAAGGATTGGTTTGCATACCCTTTTGTTGTTAGATATCAAGGTCAAAGAGCCAAATATTAAAGCTATGATGCAGGGTAGAATTGAATATGATCCACCTAGATACATGTCCGTTGCAACTTGCTGTCAACaacttttggaaattgaGGAGAAGAGGAAGGAGGAAGCATACACCCCCCAAACACCATGTATAGCTGTTTCTAGATTGGGTTCACCAAACCAAAGTTTCAAGGCAGGAACTCTGGAAGAATTAGCAAATTACGATGCAGGAGAGCCATTGCACTCTGTTGTTATGTTAGGTAGACAAGTGCACGATATTGAGCTAGACTACTTATTAGCATTTGCCAATGATCCAGATGCGTACAGAAAGGCAGTTGCTGCAGATCAGGAATATTTCAAGCCTCCGCCACCACCTCCTGCACCACAAGACATCATTTCTTCAGATGAGGAATAA
- a CDS encoding uncharacterized protein (PKUD0C02320; similar to Saccharomyces cerevisiae YCL009C (ILV6); ancestral locus Anc_1.411), whose product MLAKSTGLGYGARLGSVLRCRYSSSTAAMAYKNLHRNKKRPQLPTFEQPTLSADSAVSSIIYETPIVSKSPKTQHVLNCLVQNEPGVLSLVSGTLAARGFNIDSLVVCNTEVKDLSRMTIVLGGQDAVIEQARKQIEDLVPVYAVLDYSHSEIIKRELLLARVSLLGPEYFQELVAHHNDSDASVSDRLRSETYHPKNLPPSQALRQKFEHLDAISKLTREFGGKIVDVSDRNCIVELSAKPSRISSFIALIQPFGILELARSGMMALPRTPIEGVEDGTDPTKDAADVVDVSQLPPG is encoded by the coding sequence ATGTTGGCTAAATCAACAGGATTGGGATATGGTGCTCGTTTGGGCTCAGTGCTCAGATGTAGATACTCATCCTCCACAGCAGCTATGGCGTATAAGAACCTCCATAGAAATAAGAAAAGACCACAGTTACCAACTTTCGAGCAGCCAACTTTGTCTGCAGACTCTGCTGTCTCATCCATTATCTATGAAACACCTATTGTCTCAAAGTCTCCAAAAACCCAGCATGTTTTGAACTGTCTAGTTCAAAACGAACCTGGTGTGTTGTCATTAGTCTCTGGTACTTTAGCAGCAAGAGGATTCAATATCGACTCCTTGGTTGTTTGTAACACGGAGGTTAAAGATTTATCTAGAATGACCATTGTCTTAGGTGGTCAAGATGCTGTTATTGAACAAGCAAGAAAGCAAATTGAAGACTTAGTTCCTGTTTATGCAGTTTTAGACTACAGCCATTCCgaaattatcaaaagagAACTACTCTTGGCAAGAGTTTCCCTCTTAGGTCCGGAGTATTTCCAAGAATTGGTTGCTCATCACAATGATTCAGACGCATCTGTGTCAGACAGACTTAGATCCGAGACCTACCACCCAAAGAACTTGCCACCTTCTCAAGCTTTGAGACAAAAATTCGAACACCTCGACGCCATTAGCAAACTAACTCGTGAATTTGGTGGTAAGATTGTTGATGTCAGTGATAGAAACTGTATTGTAGAGTTATCAGCCAAACCTTCCAGAATTTCTTCGTTTATTGCATTGATTCAACCATTTGGTATCTTAGAATTAGCTAGATCTGGTATGATGGCATTACCAAGAACTCCAATTGAGGGTGTCGAAGATGGAACTGACCCAACCAAGGATGCCGCTGACGTTGTCGACGTTTCTCAATTACCCCCTGGTTAA
- a CDS encoding uncharacterized protein (PKUD0C02360; Pfam Domains: M20_dimer(8e-20)|Peptidase_M20(5.1e-17)), which translates to MIAWVHTLGVAALTLTLAAQGAPAPVAEVSLEDIFTIPDLISGVADSISSVIDGGSKVPSIFKENPELFKLHADLVKIESISGNEYGVSRYLRKYLSDLNLGFELNVDESRRNIYAFSGTENSSVLLTSHIDTVPPYIHYSIAQDENGETRIYGRGSCDAKGSVAAQIIAAKELVEDGLVKPEELGLLYVFQEEVGGAGMLLANDYFNNNSITWDAVIFGEPTENKLATGHKGIYLADIEVKGKASHSGYPEVGIDANKILIEIMHEIESYPWPTSEILNTTTVNIGLFQGGTAGNVVSPHASCKVLMRTPVDSDLIAPVVAQIVEKHLPEALEIQFNVEVTDDPTFLDYQVPGFDTYIASYATDIPKLDHKNFTRYLYGPGTILVAHGDDEYVTAESLLQAVDDYKKLVLFSLGR; encoded by the coding sequence ATGATTGCCTGGGTACACACATTAGGCGTTGCTGCATTGACACTGACACTGGCAGCACAAGGGGCACCTGCTCCAGTTGCAGAAGTCAGTTTAGAGGACATCTTCACTATTCCCGACTTGATATCCGGTGTTGCCGATTCCATCAGTAGCGTAATTGACGGCGGCTCTAAGGTTCCTAGtattttcaaggaaaacCCAGAGTTGTTCAAACTCCATGCAGATTTGGTGAAAATCGAATCAATCAGTGGCAACGAGTATGGAGTCTCTCGTTATCTGAGAAAGTACCTTAGTGACTTGAACCTCGGTTTCGAATTGAATGTTGACGAATCTCGGAGAAACATCTATGCCTTTTCCGGCACTGAAAACTCGTCTGTCTTGTTGACGTCCCATATAGATACCGTTCCGCCGTATATTCATTACTCTATTGCTCAGGACGAAAATGGCGAGACTAGGATCTATGGACGTGGTTCATGTGATGCCAAAGGCTCTGTTGCTGCACAAATCATTGCAGCAAAGGAGCTCGTTGAAGATGGATTGGTCAAGCCGGAAGAGTTAGGATTGTTATATGtatttcaagaagaagttggtgGTGCAGGCATGCTTTTGGCCAATGACTATTTTAATAATAATTCAATCACTTGGGATGCTGTTATTTTTGGAGAACCGACTGAAAATAAACTGGCAACAGGCCATAAAGGTATATATCTTGCAGACATCGAAGTCAAGGGTAAGGCGAGCCACTCAGGATACCCTGAAGTTGGTATTGATGCAAACAAAATCCTCATTGAAATTATGCATGAAATCGAGAGTTACCCTTGGCCAACCTCTGAAATCTTGAACACAACAACGGTAAATATCGGACTATTCCAAGGTGGCACGGCCGGTAATGTTGTTTCGCCCCATGCTTCATGCAAGGTGCTTATGAGGACCCCGGTGGACTCGGACTTGATTGCGCCTGTGGTTGCCCAAATTGTAGAGAAACACCTTCCTGAGGCACTGGAAATTCAGTTCAATGTGGAAGTTACTGATGATCCTACATTCTTGGACTACCAAGTTCCTGGTTTCGATACATACATTGCATCGTATGCTACTGATATTCCAAAACTCGACCACAAGAACTTTACTAGATATCTCTATGGACCGGGCACAATCTTAGTAGCACATGGTGATGACGAGTATGTCACAGCAGAGAGTCTCTTACAGGCAGTCGATGACTACAAAAAGTTGGTTCTTTTTTCGTTAGGTAGGTAA
- a CDS encoding uncharacterized protein (PKUD0C02370; similar to Saccharomyces cerevisiae YKR091W (SRL3) and YOR083W (WHI5); ancestral locus Anc_5.692), whose translation MSSTSDNTRSNPSPNNNASINSKSIATTAKEHKRDTSMNIIARSGTEIKEPSKEPTTPSLLKTEVFSSPAPLQIPETPERVRGHINDVEGTPLISPPRAGDLTFTPHKDRTKQFPGTDFYTLLKSPEARLEDKKLKRTSTDLFSRSNEDQSPERKEGDYDSEHLLKSPRRDYKEIRKLSENLRTRLNYANVKVQHGWSNKSIGELETSLEEIATNPQRSSQLNGIRPGNSNLEDFWKLRSDRLPKSEDFNDRKLEMSQALLSSPGQFSHNRRRSSFNTSMRLDDIARRGVKSPDLKHTSPLKNGKFKLTINSDCINSGEDLEKDAIFSLISLASPKRTSAPMLPSVSSSSSNGGLPLLSNIANSQTQRLPPISSMLPMQESSVSRRGSINSAGNPRNSFGAQLFGTTPGLGVGFKASLRSDDETDDETTEEETLEEQQNETLEEENVFLERSNSGSRQKSQSTPPWIVSFDQQDTTKVQGK comes from the coding sequence ATGTCTTCCACCTCCGATAACACCCGCTCAAACCCATCACCGAATAACAACGCAAGCATAAATAGCAAGAGCATCGCCACCACTGCGAAAGAACACAAAAGAGATACGAGTATGAATATCATAGCAAGAAGCGGAACTGAGATTAAAGAGCCTTCCAAGGAGCCCACTACTCCGtccttgttgaaaacagaGGTATTCTCCTCTCCAGCTCCGCTTCAGATACCTGAGACACCTGAGAGAGTACGTGGACATATAAACGATGTGGAAGGAACTCCGCTGATATCTCCACCTCGTGCTGGTGATCTTACCTTTACCCCACATAAGGATAGGACAAAGCAATTTCCCGGTACTGACTTTTATACTTTACTCAAATCACCAGAGGCTAGGTTAGAGGAtaaaaagttgaaaaggaCCTCTACAGATTTATTTTCCAGATCAAATGAGGACCAATCTCCCGAAAGGAAAGAAGGAGATTATGACTCAGAGCACCTACTCAAATCACCTAGGAGGGACTACAAGGAGATACGTAAACTAAGTGAGAATTTAAGAACTAGATTGAATTATGCCAATGTTAAGGTACAACATGGATGgtcaaataaatcaataGGTGAACTCGAGACTTCCTTGGAAGAAATCGCCACTAATCCTCAGCGGTCGAGTCAGCTCAACGGTATTAGACCAGGTAACTCCAATTTAGAAGATTTTTGGAAACTTAGGTCTGATAGATTACCAAAGagtgaagatttcaatgatCGGAAATTGGAGATGAGTCAGGCGCTTCTGTCAAGTCCTGGTCAATTTTCACATAATAGAAGAAGGTCTTCCTTTAATACTAGCATGAGATTGGATGATATTGCCAGACGGGGTGTGAAATCTCCGGATTTGAAACATACTTCGCCTTTGAAAAATGGGAAATTCAAGCTAACGATAAACAGTGATTGTATAAATTCAGGTGAAGACCTTGAGAAAGACGCCATTTTCTCACTAATATCACTGGCTTCTCCAAAGAGAACTTCAGCACCCATGTTGCCAAGTGTCTCCTCGTCGTCTTCTAATGGGGGACTCCCGCTATTGTCCAATATAGCAAACTCTCAAACCCAACGACTCCCACCAATCTCGTCTATGCTACCGATGCAAGAGTCCAGTGTTAGTAGACGTGGAAGCATCAACAGCGCTGGAAATCCAAGAAACTCATTCGGCGCACAACTTTTTGGTACAACGCCAGGACTGGGTGTGGGCTTCAAGGCCAGCCTGCGcagtgatgatgaaaccGATGACGAAACTACAGAGGAGGAGACCTTGGAAGAGCAACAGAATGAAACCTTGGAAGAGGAGAACGTTTTCCTCGAAAGGAGCAATTCAGGGTCTCGTCAAAAAAGCCAATCGACCCCTCCCTGGATCGTAAGTTTCGACCAGCAAGATACGACCAAGGTACAAGGAAAGTAA
- a CDS encoding uncharacterized protein (PKUD0C02310; similar to Saccharomyces cerevisiae YOR368W (RAD17); ancestral locus Anc_7.12) has translation MASGAGNISTVPDITSSEIAYSINRQKENLDDNSLENEPRLQSSGMVEVSLHPKLTQNGSFKKLEIKPQFLAKTRNIHTLHKLISSVQLFGDFCLVDISAEGICFSINDGNVCKVRLNLNRKMFDIFEFNGVWGKSARFTDSQLYADDTDLSDEACIEPNSPELQFHRNEMITINLNISSFLETVNIYVKDKKSSDASVECTLKYERDGDPFILIFEDDHIVERVELGTYFVEGGAQNSKRKRGTKNRVKKNGKISDPHKTNNEEQAVTVFDFEPTTLDDSVFRTDPSKILFDIIIKPNILYDVMKDMLDLTTERFVLYCSKNETELEELNQNRVSLKDNKNSKIIFISKSKSDTIGYSKLIIPQRKANIPEFKLLKPIVANDNLDGRENGYQFIDCYNISLSSTYHFHYFAKLIRAIKLSRLIKIRKDMNGITSLLLLLGKNAIGSQQQPQPDILLGSSIEFTTLESVPIDELSSLNIDGETTTLLKKLGYNNHFIEQLIKDDQDIQTIRVGNDGKFVTLDDFFGNAAAEFENAEPHNVMNHISTNSRNQNVNNYSSNAFKNEEVLKPKKSDILPEQNNNVLKLTEQLTMSLLGHGTPLKVGHSNNIQVEKSIAEDDERTDRRRGKRKTNSVEKRSKQQNSGKKGRKKRDKDENDGIETVGGAIEIPLFI, from the coding sequence ATGGCCTCGGGAGCAGGTAACATTAGCACTGTTCCCGATATTACTTCATCCGAGATAGCATATTCTATAAATAGGCAGAAGGAAAATTTGGATGATAATTCACTTGAAAATGAGCCTCGTCTACAAAGTAGTGGGATGGTTGAAGTTTCACTTCATCCAAAACTAACTCAGAATGGCTCATTCAAAAAGCTTGAAATTAAGCCCCAATTTTTGGCTAAAACGAGAAATATCCATACATTGCATAAACTAATAAGCTCAGTCCAGttatttggtgatttttgtttggttgatATTTCAGCAGAGGGCATATGCTTTAGTATTAACGATGGCAATGTCTGCAAAGTTAGACTTAATTTGAACAGAAAGatgtttgatattttcgAATTTAATGGAGTATGGGGCAAGAGTGCTCGCTTCACAGATTCACAATTATATGCTGATGATACCGATTTATCTGATGAGGCATGTATCGAACCAAATTCACCGGAGTTGCAATTTCACAGGAATGAGATGATAACCATAAACTTGAACATATCTTCGTTTTTGGAAACTGTAAACATATATgtaaaagacaaaaaatcatcagaCGCTTCTGTGGAATGTACTTTGAAATATGAAAGAGATGGTGATCCCTTTATTCTGATCTTTGAGGATGATCATATTGTTGAACGCGTGGAACTAGGTACTTACTTTGTAGAAGGTGGAGCTCAGAATagcaagagaaaaagaggtACCAAGAATAGAGTGAAAAAGAACGGGAAGATTTCTGACCCACATaaaacaaacaatgaagaaCAAGCAGTAactgtttttgattttgaaccCACAACACTAGACGATTCAGTTTTCAGAACAGACCCAAGTAAGATCCTATTTGACATTATCATAAAGCCCAATATTCTTTACGATGTTATGAAAGATATGTTGGACTTAACAACAGAAAGATTTGTCTTATATTGCAGCAAAAATGAAACCGAATTGGAAGAACTCAACCAAAATCGTGTTTCGTTGAAGGATAacaaaaactcaaaaataatttttatATCCAAGTCAAAATCTGATACTATTGGATATTCAAAACTTATAATACCACAAAGAAAAGCCAATATACCAGAGTTCAAACTCTTGAAACCTATAGTTGCTAATGACAATCTTGATGGACGAGAGAACGGGtatcaatttattgattgttATAACATCTCTTTATCTTCTACatatcattttcactaCTTTGCTAAATTGATACGTGCTATCAAGTTATCTCGATTGATTAAAATACGGAAGGATATGAATGGAATTACTTCTTTATTACTACTCTTGGGGAAAAATGCTATTGGAAGTCAACAACAACCGCAACCGGACATACTTTTGGGATCTAGTATAGAGTTTACAACACTCGAAAGCGTTCCAATTGATGAACTGTCTTCCTTGAATATAGATGGTGAAACCACAACCTTGCTGAAAAAACTAGGATATAATAATCATTTTATCGAGCAACTGATTAAAGATGATCAAGATATTCAAACTATACGGGTAGGAAATGATGGAAAGTTTGTTACACTTGACgatttttttggaaatgcAGCAGCTGAATTTGAGAATGCAGAACCCCATAACGTCATGAATCATATCAGTACTAACAGCAGAAACCAAAATGTAAATAACTATAGCTCAAATGCGttcaaaaatgaagaagttttGAAGCCCAAAAAGAGTGATATATTGCCTGAGCAGAATAATAACGTGTTAAAACTTACTGAACAGTTGACAATGTCTTTATTAGGGCATGGAACGCCTTTAAAGGTGGGCCACAGCAATAATATTCAGGTAGAGAAATCAATAgctgaagatgatgaaagaaCTGatagaagaagaggaaagagaaagaCCAATTCTGTAGAGAAGAGGTCTAAACAACAGAATAGTGGTAAAAAAggaaggaagaaaagagacAAGGATGAAAATGACGGAATTGAGACTGTTGGTGGAGCAATTGAAATTCCTTTGTTTATATGA